TTCAGGAATTCTCAGACCAAGCACAGGAAGTCTCACGGAGTCAAGGACGCTTCCGGTCCGTTTCCCGAGTCTTAAAGTGGGGATACAGCTGCTCTCTTACAACCGGCCGACTACGCCTTTATCCCCCCAAGGATTTGTCATTCATTCCACAGCGGATCCTGGGGCCACCGCACAGAAAATAGTTCAATATTTTAATTACCCCAACCGTTATTCCTCTACCCATTATGTTGCGGATTGGACTGAAACCGTGCAAATGATTCCGGAAGACGAAATGGCCTGGCATGCTGCCCGAACAGCCAACCAAAGGTACCTTTCCGTAGAAATGTGTGAACCGGAAGGAAATCAGCCCGAGCAATTTAAAAAAGTTTGGGATCAGACCGTTCTTTTGGTTGCAGACGCTTGTATCCGATATGGTTGGGACCCCCAAAAAGATATCTTCAGTCATATGGATATCTCTTATGCCTATCGGGAAACAGATCATATTGATCCAATCCCGTTCCTTAAAAAATATAACAAGACCTGGCAGGATTTATTGAATGCAATTCAAGCTAAGATGGTTGAACTGCAAACGAATTAATCCTATTCCGAGAGAGCTGCGGCATCCTTTAACGTGTCAATAATATGGATTTGCTGAGGACAGACGTCTTCACAGTTGCCGCAGGCAATACACGCGGAAGGCTTTGTGCTGCCCAGCATCAAGGCAATTTGATAAGTCCTTTTGGCACCTTGTAAATCACCGAAGATCATATTCCGGTTCAAGGCATCTAAAAAAACCGGTATGTGAATTTGCTGTGGGCATCCTTTAACGCAATACGCACACGAGGTACAAGGAATAGAGGGAATCGCACGGAGAGCCTCCCGTGCCCGTACGATCACGGCCTTTTCTTCCAGACTCAAAGGCCGGAAATCCTCCATATAGGAAAGATTATCTTTCATCTGCTGGGAAGTAGACATCCCGCTGAGCACAGTGATGACATTGTCCAAAGAAGCGGCAAAGCGAATGGCCCAAGATGCCAAAGAGGCCTTAGGATCAGCTTCTTCAAATATCTTCCGGACACTGTCGGCAGGGTTTGACAGTACGCCGCCCTTGACGGGTTCCATGATAATGATCGGTTTATTATGATTAAGTGCCACTTCATAGCATTGGCGTGACTGAACGGATTCGCTTTCCCAATCAGCATAGTTGATCTGAAGTTGGACAAATTCTGTCTCCGGGTGTTCAGTCAGGATACGGTCGAGTAAATCAGCCTTGTCATGGTAAGAAAAACCGATATGACGGGCAAGTCCCTTCTCTTTCAGCTCCAGCATATAATCCCAGATACCGAAGTCGTCAAAGACTTTCTTGCGGCTTTCACTCACATTATGCATCAGATAGTAATCAAAATATCCGGCTCCTGTGCGCCGAAGCGAGGTATGGAGCATTTCTTTCGCATCTTTGGCAGTGGCAGCCGCCCAGGCCGGAAGCTTGGTCGCAAGTTGAAAGCTCTCGCGGGGATAGCGGTCAACAAGGGCTGTCTTGATGGCCTCTTCCGATTTCCCATTGATGTAGCCGTACGCCGTATCAAAGTAAGTGGAACCCTTGGCCATGAACAGATCAACCATTTCTTTGGTCTGCGCAAGGTCAATTTCTTTTTCGATTATCGGAAGCCGCATCAGTCCAAAACCGAGCTTCCGTATATTTTTGCCTAAATAGTCCATGATTTATCTCCTGGCACCGTTCACGTGCAATAAAAATTTTCAATAAATAGAGAATAAAGTAGATTTGCCATTCCGTCAAGCATACGGCAGGGGAGGTATGTATAGCTCTAAGTCAGGCTCTCTGTGTCGGGGAGTATTGGATAATTGATTCCAAAATTGTTCCATGTTGAATCTTATTTTGCTTCTGCTAGAAATATCTTATAATGGTATTGACCTGATTAAGGAAATACTGACGGAATAAAAATAAGTAATTGGGTAAGGAGGCCTATATGAAAAAGAAATATATTATCTTCATGATTATGGCAATCTTAATTTCATTCACATTGACAGGATGTATACCTGGAGATGGTACGTATACATCTGAAAGACCGGCGGGTTTTTTATGGGGCGTTTGGCATGGGTGGGTTGCGCCAATTTCACTGATTGTCGGGTTATTTAAGGACAATATCAGAATCTATGAGACCGTAAATACAGGCTGGTGGTATGATTTTGGCTTCTATATTGCTGTGATCAGCGGCTTCGGTGGGGCGTCCTTATCCCGAAAGAAAAAGAAAGAGAAAAAGGAGTAATGGCCTTGACTTTCCCCCGTAGTGGAGGGTCTATACTGCTTGCAGGGAGGTGAGGTATTAAGGACATCCTAATAGGCTATAATTTTTTAGGCACCGAAATCTCGGTGCTTTTTCTTCATGATGATGTAACGGACTGTTCATTTTTTGGATATATGTTCGGAGGAGGTGAATGGATGCAGGAGTTCGAGCAACTATATAAGGAGTATGCACGCCAGGTTTATAAATACTTATTGAGTCTTTGCCACGAAGAACAAATCGCAGAAGAGCTGATGCAGGAGACTTTTTACCGTGCCCTTAAATCGCTGAAAAGTTATGATGGGACCTGTAAAATCTATGTCTGGCTTTGTCAGATTGCCAAACATATTTGGTATCAGACGCTGGCCGGGAATAAAAGAACACAAACGACAGAGCTCTCCCCGGAAATTCCTTCGGCAGATCATTCTGTGGAAGATCATATCGTACTGCGTGACGGGAAAATGAGCTTATTTAAAGAATTGCATCTGTTGGCTGAACCAATGCGGGAAGTGATGTACCTGAGACTCACAGGAGAATTCAGTTTTCGCGAGATTGGGGAGATTCTGAGCAGAGATGAGACCTGGGCCAGGGTAACTTTCTATAGGGGGAAACAAAAAATGATGAAGGGGAGAGTTCAATGAAGTGTGATATAATCAAGGACCTATTACCATCTCATATTGAAGGTCTTACCAGTGAAGCCAGTAATAAAGAAATACAAGAACATCTGGCTGGTTGTGAAGACTGCCGGACTTTCTATCAGGAGATGACGGATGAAATCAAGGAAGAGGTGCCGGTAACGGAGGTCAGGGAACTTGACTATCTGAAGAAGGTACGGAAGGGTTATATCCGAAAGGCAGCCATTACAGTAGGGGCCGTAGCCGTCATCCTCCTTATTTTTGTAAGTCTTTTTGCTGTTGGATTTCCCGTATCCTCTGAAGATATGGAGTTGACGCATGAGATCAAAGACAATTATTTGAAAATCAACTTTCAGCTGAAAAACGGACACGACTTAATCCGGCATTCGACCGAACCTGAGTTTATCTTTGGTGATAACCGTCAGGTCATCGGGATTGAACAGCATTACAAATTTGCCTGGGTATTCCATAATCCATTCGATGATGTAGGCTCCAGTTTTTCTTTAGGAACCGTAGTGCCGGACCCGGACACAATAGACAACTCTACGAATACGATCGTGATCGAATTTGCGGATAAAACCGTTAAGTTTGTGAACGGTAAATTGGTGGAATAGCAGTTAGATTGATCCTTTTTAACATTCCTTCCACTTACTCATAATAAATAAATTAGGGCATAAATGCTCTTTGCGAATAATG
This genomic stretch from Dehalobacter restrictus DSM 9455 harbors:
- a CDS encoding aldo/keto reductase; this translates as MDYLGKNIRKLGFGLMRLPIIEKEIDLAQTKEMVDLFMAKGSTYFDTAYGYINGKSEEAIKTALVDRYPRESFQLATKLPAWAAATAKDAKEMLHTSLRRTGAGYFDYYLMHNVSESRKKVFDDFGIWDYMLELKEKGLARHIGFSYHDKADLLDRILTEHPETEFVQLQINYADWESESVQSRQCYEVALNHNKPIIIMEPVKGGVLSNPADSVRKIFEEADPKASLASWAIRFAASLDNVITVLSGMSTSQQMKDNLSYMEDFRPLSLEEKAVIVRAREALRAIPSIPCTSCAYCVKGCPQQIHIPVFLDALNRNMIFGDLQGAKRTYQIALMLGSTKPSACIACGNCEDVCPQQIHIIDTLKDAAALSE
- a CDS encoding zf-HC2 domain-containing protein, with the translated sequence MKCDIIKDLLPSHIEGLTSEASNKEIQEHLAGCEDCRTFYQEMTDEIKEEVPVTEVRELDYLKKVRKGYIRKAAITVGAVAVILLIFVSLFAVGFPVSSEDMELTHEIKDNYLKINFQLKNGHDLIRHSTEPEFIFGDNRQVIGIEQHYKFAWVFHNPFDDVGSSFSLGTVVPDPDTIDNSTNTIVIEFADKTVKFVNGKLVE
- a CDS encoding RNA polymerase sigma factor encodes the protein MQEFEQLYKEYARQVYKYLLSLCHEEQIAEELMQETFYRALKSLKSYDGTCKIYVWLCQIAKHIWYQTLAGNKRTQTTELSPEIPSADHSVEDHIVLRDGKMSLFKELHLLAEPMREVMYLRLTGEFSFREIGEILSRDETWARVTFYRGKQKMMKGRVQ